A portion of the Thermodesulfobacteriota bacterium genome contains these proteins:
- a CDS encoding sigma-70 family RNA polymerase sigma factor produces METKYKEFDDSISVGEFGEFSEESEDVSSLKFKETYMQDEESENHFQSRKTKSKSKADETPDEQLRLLYVYFKDMSVEPLFTAQEEVEISAKIKKCENMTRELSLVVNKLGVKSSKIKSNGHKNGRNGTNRATILKRIKSLNGFIKVYSENAKRMKQRFVKANLRLVITISRKYMGRGLPLSDLIQEGNMGLMRAVERFDHRKGFKFSTYASWWIHQAILRALQGQTRTIKVPVYLLEQANRVYKVNAVLAKKLNRKPTPKEISKKSGISVEVVKRILRSTKDAISLDTPILDGEKTTLLDSIADAETIIPDSMVAKSDLTDKLREALTLLNPREEEILRLRFGIDQHSTYTLDEIGKRFNLTRERIRQIEKAALGKLANSDIKEHLESFLR; encoded by the coding sequence ATGGAAACGAAATATAAAGAGTTCGATGATTCTATATCAGTAGGTGAATTCGGAGAGTTCTCTGAAGAATCTGAAGATGTAAGCTCACTTAAATTCAAAGAGACTTATATGCAGGATGAAGAATCTGAGAATCACTTCCAGTCCAGGAAAACAAAAAGTAAATCTAAAGCTGATGAAACACCTGATGAACAACTTCGTCTTTTATATGTCTATTTTAAAGACATGTCTGTAGAACCACTTTTTACAGCTCAGGAAGAGGTAGAGATATCAGCAAAAATTAAAAAATGTGAAAATATGACAAGAGAACTTAGCTTAGTTGTTAATAAGTTAGGTGTAAAAAGCTCAAAAATAAAATCTAATGGCCACAAAAACGGTAGGAACGGTACCAACAGAGCAACAATTCTGAAACGTATTAAAAGCCTAAATGGTTTTATTAAAGTATACAGTGAAAATGCAAAGAGAATGAAGCAGAGGTTTGTTAAGGCAAACCTAAGGCTTGTCATTACAATTTCAAGAAAATATATGGGAAGAGGGCTTCCACTTTCTGATCTCATTCAAGAAGGCAACATGGGGCTCATGAGAGCGGTTGAAAGATTTGACCACAGAAAAGGTTTTAAATTCTCAACCTATGCATCCTGGTGGATACATCAGGCTATACTTAGAGCCCTGCAAGGCCAGACTAGAACAATTAAAGTTCCAGTCTATCTGTTGGAGCAAGCAAACAGGGTTTATAAAGTGAATGCTGTTTTGGCAAAAAAATTAAATAGAAAACCTACTCCAAAAGAAATATCCAAAAAATCCGGTATATCTGTTGAAGTAGTAAAAAGAATTCTTCGTTCAACAAAAGATGCTATCAGCTTGGATACTCCAATTTTAGATGGGGAAAAAACTACACTTTTAGATTCTATTGCGGATGCTGAGACAATTATTCCAGACTCCATGGTAGCCAAATCAGACCTTACAGATAAACTCAGAGAGGCTCTAACGCTTCTTAACCCTAGGGAAGAGGAGATACTTCGTCTCAGGTTTGGTATTGATCAGCACAGCACTTATACGCTAGACGAAATTGGAAAGCGTTTTAACCTTACTCGTGAA